The window CTAGTCTCGGACAAACGACGAGACAGAACCTAAGAAACTAGGAACTGAGCTTCGTACCTCAACTGGCGAGTTGGTTGAGTACCGTCGGCGTGGGAGAGACTCCATTTAAGCAATCCATCCCAATTGGGTCCGTCTTTCGCCATTGAAGAACCGCAAAAAAAAGTAACTTGGAACAGAAGATTGAGAGAGGGAAACTACAAAGAGCGAAGGTTTTGTGTCTTTTCGTTTGTAATAATGAAGAGGTAGAGACGGCTTATCGgtggttttgtttttataaacgACCAGAGACTATTCGCGAAGCTGCTACAACATTCTGAAGTATAATCTTAAACCTCGTCGATCTTTGAAGAGAAGGCCGGTATAAAAGTAAAGACAATGACGCCTTTAACGTTACGGGGCTTTAAAGCTTGAGCCCAAATACAACGATATTGGGCTTTTGTAGGCCTGTTACTTTAAACTATCAGGATGAGAGCCCTCTCTCATCCAAATAACCAATGCTTATTTCATCCCAACCATAAAACAAATTCATACCATTACCATCACACTAGTCATGTGTTAAATGATTAAATCTCGGTAGTCAGATCACACATTAGTGAATATGCTACTTTTTTTAAACATCTTTGCTAACGTGTGAATAATATTAAAGGGTTTGTGTGGATAAATTAAAGATTTTGCAttggatttatattaattcatatataataatgcaatgtaaaaaaaacacttttcgctcccatctctctctctcactcttctGAGCTCGTTCACGAAGAATCAAGATCGTCGTCATGAATCCTTGGAGAGCTCGTCGCATAAGGTATGCATGGAGAGCAAATAATGCCATTGCAGATAGGTATATAGCAGATATCAAGGGCGAGTTTCTCAAAGAAGAAGAGATCGATGAGAATGCTTTGCTCTTGAGTTCTCGTGGGAAGAGTTCGTAACAGGATGCTGAAAATGATTTCGATCACGAGAAAGACGATAGAAGAGCATAAACCTCGTCTTGATTCATATATCAAAACAAAGCTCTTGTATGAATGGTGACTGTGATGCTCTATTGTAGGAGAGATAGGAACTTGAATCATCTCATGATTTTCATTGCAGCATTCATGATCTATGCGAGGCTAATAAATGGGGCTGTTGTATTTCTTATTAAATAAATGCAATGTGGAAGTAACAtcatatcaaaaatattaaacgTTGTATAGTTCAAATCTGGTTacatttgttatatattatgatGGACTGATTTTCGTATGTATAAATTTTGGgcatatttatcatattttattatttattttaattgattacGCACCtataattcttaaataaaatttttggtTGATGACTAAAACACAGTAGAcaatcaaaatttatgttatgATTATTATATGTTGAACATGACATTAATACATTTcagcaaaaataaaaacatgcattgatacataaaatatagACTTGTATTTCTTTGGTTCACCGATTTCACCTAAAAATACATATTGGTTATAGTTATAGTCTAGGGATTTCCTCTAAAAATACAGATGCGTGTATTCTCTccatcttattattttatcatgcggataaaacatataaattttaggTGTTCAAGATTTTGGAATGTTAATCCCATACGCCCCCAAGGCTCttcaaaaactataaaatatctcTTTTAtgaaattctaaatttttaatctATCCATCTAAGCAAAAATATCCagaccataattttttttacatataccataattttttcttctcaaagttacacatatataaggaaaaaatatccaaatacaATTATGAAACTTCTAACTTAATTTGACGCAAATAAATCAATGTTAAAAATACCCAGAAAttgtaaaattcaaaaatttatgaaaatatttaaaggTTTAAATGTGATTGATCATAAATTATCTAAACATACcacttaaaatatattacaataaACAGTTAATAATagaaactttatataataaatataattagacAAAATTTTATGTGAAATTTCACTTATTGTTGAGTCTACAAAAATAGCAAtatcttataataattttatatatagttttatctAAGCTACATAagcttatatataaatatattacaaaataaatttcaacaagacaaaacaaaaaaaaacccaagttatttttatattgttttagcCATTGtacattttagtttattattatcccttatatactaaagcgcaagtcgCACGATGAATCAGAAATTGCCATGtgtaaaaactttaaaagaacaaaaaaaataattgccacatggaaatttttttaaaagcaataaaaaacaattccgtttaaagaaaatattaaatgcaaaaaaataaaaaaataaagctgttttgtttcttaaactgtttctatttgtttttaatatagaataaaaatctACATCAAATAAAATCCCTTTTATTTCTCACACTACACCATCACGATCTTTGGAACTGTTAATCTTTCTGAGATTTTACTCACTATGgtataaattcaaatttatctTTACGTACATTCATTGCAGTTTCCTAAATTCTCATGATTCcacttactctctctctctaagtcTGAAGAAATTGCAATTTTAACTAGATAGATGGATTGGTTTCCGACGAGAGTACAATTCTGAATGGATATAATCTCTGGCTAAGCAGTTGAACAGCAATAGTTTTCGAGATAAGTTCTTTTCAAAGAATACAAAAAACCCAGAATTTCTTTGGCGAAGGTTGCAGAAAAGTTGACGATGAAAGTTGAAACCCAGGTTAGTAAGACTTCGTCACTCATATCATAATTtgtgtaatgtttttttttttgctaaactggtAATTTGTGTAATGTTAATTTGTTCATGAACCTTTTTTCTTCTATGCTCTCACCTacttatagttttattttatttttatcaaacacCTACTTATAGTTTCTATTTCATTTCTTTTGTTGTTCTAGATATTGGGAAATCTACGTATTTTGATGCAGTATCGTGATACAAAAGGTAAACCTAACCAATCAGGTTAATAACATTTGAAAAGTGGAATAAATTAATTCACAATTTActgaaatatgttttttttttggtggtgaCAATTCAAATAATGAAAGTACAAAGCTCATCTTAATGCACACTTAGTTAGGAGTAACAAGGCCCCTGATAAATTTGAGAAGCACCAGAAGAAAAATTTAATGTggttcttattaaaaaaaaaaagtaatctgGTGTAAAATATGTGACTTAAAAACTTAGGtggagaagaaacaaaagaagggCCTATATCTGCTATTCAGATCAAGACCTTAGCCTCAAGTTCGTCTTCCATATTCATAATCTTATAAAACGTGGCTACATTAGTTTGGTATACTTTTGAATCAATACACCCGTTTGCGTTTTTATCTCATTATGTAATGTTAGCAATTTTTTatagcaaaaataaaaacttcttAGTAAATATATCACTGAAAATgaagaaagacaaaaaaacataagagaTGAACAGAAAGACTACAAGAAGTAATGACATCAATAGTCTGAACAAATTATTAACtttcaaaataacattttttacatcaataacatatttattgtaaattctatatattatataattttaaaattagtaaatAATAATGCCCGGTGCGTAGCACGGGAGACATACTagcataaaataaaatgaagtaGAACATTTTTACAATATTACATACGAAGGATGATCTACTATTATTAAAGGATAgaaagtttagaaaatataatttttaaaaataattattggaaGCCTCATTTTGAATATTTACCGGTCAAATTCATATTTGAAACATAGACATTCCCATAATTAAGAATGTTAATAAGGACCTttgagatttaaataaaaacaagaggGTGAAATTAGAGATAGTGTAAGAATAAAAGGGTCATTTCAGTTAGTGGGAGGAGCTTCAAGTTTAAGACATGACACATCTCCAAAATCATCAACAGCTTCAGACATACTCCAACAACAATAATcgagaagaaagaaaataataaaaaaaaaaaccattcgCCGGAGAGACACTGTTGTTGCGACGCCAGAGCTCCGTCTTAACCCTCCACGTTTGTTAgccggaggaggaggaaaaGAACAAGATGAAACGGAAAGGAGTCGGGTTCTCTCTCCCCGTCGCGGTGGTTATGTTGGTGATCGGTTTCATCTATTTCTCAACGGTTTTCACTTTCATCGATCGGTGGTTCAGCCTCACTTCATCTCCCGGAATCGCTAACGCCGCCGCGTTCACGGCCTTGGCTCTGATGTGTGTGTACAGCTACTCCATCGCGGTTTTCAGGGATCCGGGTCGGGTTCCACTCAGTTACATGCCGGATGTTGAAGATCAGCAGAGTCCTGTTCACGAGATTAAGCGAAAGGTCAACTCTTTAttgtctttctctctctcagaGTTATGATCCTTCATATCCATTAAAGTTACTGGCTTGGAAGAGAACCTTTCAAGCTACCAGATTTGTTCCTAACTTAGGATCATTACATGTAGTCATCTCTTGTTGATTGTTTGCTCCATTAGTATTGTTTCCATGTCTTGTGTGAGGCGAACTTTTGAAGCTAATCAGATTTGTAGCTAACTTTCTGATTATGACCTTAAAGGTTGAGGCTTTAAGATTCCTCAATCATATTTGAGCTATGTTTTTGAGGCTTGAAACTCTGTTCTTACCACTGTCTGGGAAACTTCACTTGTGAATGTTTGTCTCACTGCTTGCTTTGGTTACGTCATTTTCAGGGAGGGGATTTGAGATATTGCCAAAAGTGTTCACATTTCAAACCTCCGCGGGCTCATCATTGCCGAGTTTGCAAAAGATGTGTGCTTAGAATGGTATTCTCTTATGTCCCATCATGCCAAAGTGAACATCCAAATCTAAGTGATATTTATGTTAAATAAGTTGTATTGTGATTTGAAGGACCACCATTGTATTTGGATCAATAACTGCGTTGGACACACTAACTACAAGGTCTTCTTCGTATTTGTTGTCTATGCGGTGACTGCGTGTGTGTACTCTCTGGTACATTTCTTAATTTCAATGTGTATCTCCCTGAGCTCCTTCATATACGAGCCTTATGTGTATATTCATTGGATTCTTAGGTATTGCTTGTGGGAAGCCTTACTGTTGAATCTCAAGATGAAGACGAAGAAATGGGAAGCTATCTAAGAACTATATATGTAAGTGATGATTTGTTTTGAAAACTACAAGCAACTATCATTTTCCCTTCTAATGTTTATGGTTTTTTTGTTTCTCAGGTGGTTTCATCTTTTGTACTTATCTCATTGAGCATCGCGTTAGGTGTTCTTCTAGTATGGCACATTTACCTCAGCTTACAGAACAAAACAACCATCGAGGTTGTTCTTTTTTACTTCTCTTCTTAactccagtttttttttttaattccatcTGCTAATACATGTTGCGTAAATTGAGCAGTACCACGAAGGAGTAAGAGCTATGTGGTTAGCAGAGAAAGGTGGTCAAGTCTACAAGCATCCATATGACATTGGCGCATATGAAAACCTGACCTTGgtataaatatttcttttatcttCCTTTAGATGGTTAAGTATCAGTTAAAAAGGTTTTAATCTTTGTTCCTTCTTTAGATTTTGGGTCCGAACGTACTTTCTTGGCTCTGCCCTACATCAAGGCACATTGGTTCCGGTCTGCGCTTCCGTACAGCTTTTGACTCTGTCCCCGTTTCATCAGAAACAAAACCTTAGCAGTGATCCAAATCATATATTCCCAAATTTTTGGTGAGTAAGGCAGCAGATTTTCAACTTCACAGCACTCTGGCTCGTCCCTTCTCAGGCGTTTTAGCTGCCTCAGCTCAAAACCAAGAGGCTGCTTGATCAAGAACATCTGTTTGTGAAATTATGATGACGGTTAGGTCAGTTATTtccactgttttttttttaatttggattcCTCATAATAGGTGAAGTGAGTTAGGTTTGTGGATACAGAACTCAAAATTATACATAACAATTAACAGGTGAAATACATCTTTGTAAGATTATTAAAGCTTTTTATAATCTCTTATAAGAATCAGACAGTTCTCAGTATGTGTTTATATGCAAATGCTGAAACTTATAACTTGTAAGCAAGCTCTTAGATTGTTGAATTCcataagaaataagaaaaagaagcttgtaaagaagaagaatggcAAAATCAGAGAGGAAGATCAAGCCCTTTTCCAACATCAACACCAATGATTTGAAGTATTCCTTTGttcaaaatctgaaagaaaagagagagagggaaaaaAACATCTGTTAAGCTAATCTCTTTTGTCTATATGCATATCACTTAAATAACTATGTTGGACTCACCAGCTCAACAATGAAGGTACCGATGAGACCAATCATACAAGCTCTAGAGTTCCATATCTCAGCTGTAAATGTGAATCCCAGAAACGCTGGTACAAACTTGGGTTCCACTTTTGGCACTATCACCTTCCCAaccaagaaaacaaaagtaagGGAATcgttaaaaccaaaaaaaaaaacatttttatgtCAAAGAGTGTGTGATAGACAATTTACATACCCCTTGAGGGAGTTTAGCGGCGCGTACACAGAGAGACGATTGTTTCAGACCGAACCTGAGTGTTCTTTTGCTCTGACAATGGCCATGTTGAACCGACAGCCTCCGAGGAACAGGTAAGAAAGATGAGGACAATGGCGTCGAGGTGAGAAGCGAGCTCGCCATTTTCTTTTTTGGCTCAGGAGAAGAGATGAGTCTTGGTTTTGTGGATGTGCTCCGTTGGTCAGACGCATTTCGTTCAGACAAATTCTGCAACGTGTCATATTCTTCTCACCACAAACTGGATTCCGACACACTATATTGACTGTTCGttgtaataatttaattttacaataataaaaataatttttcataatttttttttgttttaaggcTATTTGGAACGTGATCCAATTGTATTTGACTATTTATAAGCCCATTATCTAGGGCCCATGTGGTAATGGGCTAATGTCGTCGTTTTTATAGCATACAGAGATTGAGACAAAGGAAGTGTGTTCTGTTCTTCGTAAAAAAACTCGTCTGTTtgagtttttttgtatttaatggCGGTCGTCGTCTCCGTTCATCGTCTTTCCGCAACCCACTTGATCTCTGAAAACACTAATCCTCATAAACTTCATACGTCTCGCCTGAGCTTTCAACATCTTCCTCAGACAAACAAGTATCAGCTCCGTTGCTTATCTGCGAAATCGACGCCTTCGAGTCCAGTCCCTGAACCTCCTCAAGGTCTCTCTTTCCTCTATCTCAATTATAAAGTTTCTCCCTTTCTTTTTATGTGTTGGACTAATTGGTTGGGTTCAGATGGTGAAGAGCAGGAGAGTGTGGGAGTCAAAGCAGCTTTAGCAATGCTGAGATTCTACAAGAGTAATCAAAAACCTACCATTTTGCAATTGTTGTCTTCTGTAAGAGTGTTTCATAGGTGGCTAATGGCGTTTCTCGGTTAAAACAGGGGAGATATCGCCGGTGTTACCTAGAAGCTGCCGTTACGTTCCAACTTGCAGCGAGTACTCTATGGAAGCTTACAAAAAATATGGAGTTCTCAAAGGCACTGTTCTCACCACTTGGCGTCTCTGCCGCTGCAATCCTCTTGGTGGATCTGGTTTCGATCCTCCACGATGGTTTGGTGAGAGTGTGATCACTCACcaggcagaagaagaagaagatagctATGGCAATGAGGATGAAAGAGAGATTTGAATCAAATATAAAAGAACAATAGAAGTTGTAAACTTTAAGAAAAGCTAGCATAGTTTGTTGTAACTACGAGAGAATAAGAATTACAACATTTgtaatcaaaaatatttgatCTTTTGGAGCGATTCATTGAGTAGACAAATCTTGAAATTGCCATGGGTTGAACTGGATTGACTTAGGGTCGGTGTTATCTTCAGAGCTATCCGCAGCTTCCCTATGTTCTGAGTACTTTCCGTTGAATTGATAAACTTCAAGATCCCCCCATGGTGTAGGAGTGACTTCTTCAGTTATATCAAACCACTTGGGAGTAAAGCTTTGACCTTTCTCTTCGCGAGTTCTCTTTTCAGCTCTCTGCCTCTCTTCCAAGCTATATAAACAAGATGTGTAATGAGAATTAGCTCAACTTCACTTTCAGATCCTAAAGGACAAGTGTTTTGTGACCATACCTGCTCTTCTCATTGCCAGATTTGGACATGTCGCCCATCTCTAGTGCGTATCTATCAGGTCGTAGCCGTGAATCAGACGGCAACAGCTTTTTCGGGGCAGTGTCAAAGCTATTGATCTTGTGAGCAAAGTGTGTGTATTGATACTTGTCATCCTTTGGAACATCAGCGAGTTTCCAGACCTATGAACAAAAGACAACATTGAGAGTGTCATCAAAGTGAAAGAGAAGTGTGTTGATGACGCTGGAGAAAAATTGCCTAACCTCCTTCAGTTCGGTGCCAGGGAGAGGTTCACCTTCACCGTCACACTGCTGATAACTCATGGACTCGTTCCATTTACCGGTCATGAGAATCTTGGGCTCCTCAGAGGCGTTGTAGACATATCCGTCCACTTCATATCGACCAGATCTGTTCAGACAGTACATGCACATTCCTTTGAGCTTAAAATGGGAATAAAAAAAACAGGAAGATGAGGTTGCGGTGAAGGGAACTTACCCGAACCAGCCACATGGTTGGAAGTAAAGCACGACTTTGTCACCTGTGGTCAGGTTAGTCATGATCATTTCCCCAGGAGAATCCACCCAAGTTCGTCCAAAGATTAggttgtgaactttggttagaGGAGGTACCAAGTCAAGAACCACTCCATCTCTTTTAAGTGTCACCCGTGTCCTGCATCACAGATCCATCGCACTTGTTCAAGATCATGAACAAATAAAGAATGTTAATTCAGCAGCTGTGGTTACCTTCCTACTGGGTACACGTCAATGGAATTGCCCAGAAactttgtttttagttttgaaGTACAGTCATAAGTGAAATGCTCATTTTCAGCATGACCAGCGCTCATTGGCGGGTGATGGCTGACCTGAGAACAAGAGTAATGGCGTCAGTAATCTGGGAGAAGTTGGGAGATAAAACACTGAGTCGTTgacaattgttttaaaaaagaaatggCTCTGACCTGTTCAGATATGAAGTTAACACCATTGTAATTAGCCATCTCATAAGTCTCTCCGAGGATTGGATTAAACGGTTTCCAGGTACGTTGAAAAGCATAGTACACAGAGATAGCCCATGATGCTGTTAAAAGGTCAATTCTTACAATTCAGCCACACAGGACACATAAACTAAATGAAAAGACACTGATCATAGCATAAATCAAGAAAGGGAAGAGATGTGCTTACACGCATACACCAT is drawn from Brassica rapa cultivar Chiifu-401-42 chromosome A05, CAAS_Brap_v3.01, whole genome shotgun sequence and contains these coding sequences:
- the LOC103870552 gene encoding probable protein S-acyltransferase 16 — encoded protein: MKRKGVGFSLPVAVVMLVIGFIYFSTVFTFIDRWFSLTSSPGIANAAAFTALALMCVYSYSIAVFRDPGRVPLSYMPDVEDQQSPVHEIKRKGGDLRYCQKCSHFKPPRAHHCRVCKRCVLRMDHHCIWINNCVGHTNYKVFFVFVVYAVTACVYSLVLLVGSLTVESQDEDEEMGSYLRTIYVVSSFVLISLSIALGVLLVWHIYLSLQNKTTIEYHEGVRAMWLAEKGGQVYKHPYDIGAYENLTLILGPNVLSWLCPTSRHIGSGLRFRTAFDSVPVSSETKP
- the LOC103870551 gene encoding light-harvesting complex-like protein OHP1, chloroplastic, giving the protein MASSLLTSTPLSSSFLPVPRRLSVQHGHCQSKRTLRFGLKQSSLCVRAAKLPQGVIVPKVEPKFVPAFLGFTFTAEIWNSRACMIGLIGTFIVELILNKGILQIIGVDVGKGLDLPL
- the LOC103870554 gene encoding UPF0161 protein At3g09310 isoform X2, coding for MAVVVSVHRLSATHLISENTNPHKLHTSRLSFQHLPQTNKYQLRCLSAKSTPSSPVPEDGEEQESVGVKAALAMLRFYKREISPVLPRSCRYVPTCSEYSMEAYKKYGVLKGTVLTTWRLCRCNPLGGSGFDPPRWFGESVITHQAEEEEDSYGNEDEREI
- the LOC103870554 gene encoding UPF0161 protein At3g09310 isoform X1, translated to MAVVVSVHRLSATHLISENTNPHKLHTSRLSFQHLPQTNKYQLRCLSAKSTPSSPVPEPPQDGEEQESVGVKAALAMLRFYKREISPVLPRSCRYVPTCSEYSMEAYKKYGVLKGTVLTTWRLCRCNPLGGSGFDPPRWFGESVITHQAEEEEDSYGNEDEREI
- the LOC103870553 gene encoding oxysterol-binding protein-related protein 3B, with protein sequence MAPNDPKNGGGFFASLASSISNLGSAMTKSVNGLVGYEGLEVINPEGSTEDAAEEANRGRWKQEDRDGYWKMMQKYIGSDVTSMVTLPVIIFEPMTMLQKMAELMEYSHLLDMADQTEDPYMRMVYASSWAISVYYAFQRTWKPFNPILGETYEMANYNGVNFISEQVSHHPPMSAGHAENEHFTYDCTSKLKTKFLGNSIDVYPVGRTRVTLKRDGVVLDLVPPLTKVHNLIFGRTWVDSPGEMIMTNLTTGDKVVLYFQPCGWFGSGRYEVDGYVYNASEEPKILMTGKWNESMSYQQCDGEGEPLPGTELKEVWKLADVPKDDKYQYTHFAHKINSFDTAPKKLLPSDSRLRPDRYALEMGDMSKSGNEKSSLEERQRAEKRTREEKGQSFTPKWFDITEEVTPTPWGDLEVYQFNGKYSEHREAADSSEDNTDPKSIQFNPWQFQDLSTQ